One Dysosmobacter welbionis DNA segment encodes these proteins:
- the mnmE gene encoding tRNA uridine-5-carboxymethylaminomethyl(34) synthesis GTPase MnmE: MDVIAAIATGSAATAIGIVRVSGDGCFALCGRVFRAAGGRPFAAQEPRKMVFGEMLDRAGRVIDRGLAVRFPGPGSYTGEDCAEFHCHGSPVVLRELLSALFAAGARQAQAGEFTKRAFLNGRMDLTQAEAVVDLIDAETAAAARNAAAQLDGGLRRVLEPVQEELLEVTSRFYAVVDYPDEDIQDVRPEEIAAALRSAAGRLERLLDTCRRGQVLKSGVRTAIVGRPNAGKSSLLNALAGYERAIVTDIPGTTRDTVEESVLCGGVLLRLIDTAGIRATEDPVEQLGVERSRRAIASAELVLAVVDGAVPEDPEEGSLLADVARCGVPWLLVFTKRDMAGGLRTAGAVFPAGEGPLAPPAAVVSLSSVTGEGLEDLGNAVAALFPAGDPGEAGSLLTDRRQEDAARRALDAVRRALEALETGMTPDAVLTDAEEALDALGELTGRTAKEEIVSRIFSRFCVGK; encoded by the coding sequence ATGGATGTGATCGCGGCAATCGCCACTGGAAGCGCCGCCACCGCCATCGGAATCGTCCGGGTGTCGGGAGACGGGTGCTTCGCCCTGTGCGGGCGGGTGTTCCGGGCGGCTGGCGGCCGTCCCTTTGCCGCCCAGGAGCCCCGGAAAATGGTGTTCGGAGAGATGCTGGACCGGGCGGGCCGGGTCATTGACCGGGGCCTTGCGGTGCGGTTCCCGGGGCCGGGCAGCTACACCGGGGAGGACTGCGCAGAGTTCCACTGCCACGGCTCCCCCGTGGTGCTGCGGGAGCTGCTGTCTGCCCTCTTCGCTGCCGGGGCCCGGCAGGCCCAGGCGGGGGAGTTCACCAAGCGGGCGTTTTTGAACGGCCGGATGGACCTGACCCAGGCGGAGGCGGTGGTGGACCTGATCGACGCGGAGACCGCCGCCGCGGCCAGAAACGCCGCCGCCCAGCTGGACGGCGGCCTGCGCCGGGTGCTGGAGCCGGTCCAGGAGGAGCTGCTGGAAGTCACCTCCCGGTTTTACGCGGTGGTGGACTACCCGGACGAGGACATTCAGGATGTGCGGCCGGAGGAGATCGCCGCTGCCCTCCGGTCCGCCGCTGGGCGGCTGGAGCGGCTGCTGGACACCTGCCGCCGGGGACAGGTACTGAAATCCGGCGTCCGCACGGCTATTGTGGGCCGGCCCAACGCGGGCAAGTCTTCGCTGCTCAACGCCCTGGCGGGGTATGAGCGGGCCATCGTCACCGACATCCCCGGCACCACCCGGGACACGGTGGAGGAGTCCGTACTCTGCGGCGGGGTCCTGCTGCGGCTCATCGATACCGCCGGCATCCGGGCCACGGAGGACCCGGTGGAACAGCTGGGGGTGGAGCGGAGCCGGAGAGCCATCGCCTCCGCGGAGCTGGTGCTGGCGGTGGTGGATGGTGCGGTGCCGGAGGACCCGGAAGAGGGATCTCTGCTGGCGGATGTGGCCCGGTGCGGAGTTCCTTGGCTCCTGGTGTTCACTAAGCGGGATATGGCGGGGGGGCTGCGGACGGCTGGGGCGGTCTTTCCCGCCGGAGAGGGCCCTCTGGCCCCGCCTGCCGCCGTGGTGTCCCTGTCCTCCGTCACTGGCGAGGGACTGGAGGACCTGGGAAACGCCGTAGCAGCCCTGTTTCCCGCCGGGGACCCGGGGGAGGCGGGCAGCCTGCTGACCGACCGGCGGCAGGAGGACGCCGCCCGCCGGGCCCTGGACGCAGTCCGCCGGGCTTTGGAGGCCCTGGAGACCGGAATGACCCCGGATGCGGTGCTCACAGACGCGGAGGAGGCCCTGGACGCGCTGGGAGAGCTGACAGGCCGCACGGCGAAGGAGGAGATTGTCTCCCGCATTTTTTCCCGATTCTGTGTGGGAAAATAA
- a CDS encoding DUF1836 domain-containing protein yields MYDLTALRERLRTQRPVPWDQLPDFSLYMDQVLSYMDRQVIRFDEDDGLTAAMVNNYTKSGLVPRAEGKKYNRDHLAYLTAICVLKRVMSTRDMDLLIREELQGDRPISDGYAAFCGSLNKALNAVADEMEDRTGEEELADAAIHFALMSYAAGVASSRYVTLLRQRQEAREEAASAAHAKSKERAKKEKEKD; encoded by the coding sequence ATGTATGATCTGACGGCCCTGCGGGAGAGGCTGCGGACCCAGCGCCCGGTGCCCTGGGACCAGCTGCCGGACTTCTCCCTATATATGGACCAGGTGCTCAGCTATATGGACCGGCAGGTGATCCGGTTCGACGAGGATGACGGCCTCACCGCCGCCATGGTGAACAACTACACGAAGAGCGGCCTGGTGCCCCGGGCGGAGGGGAAGAAATACAACCGGGACCACCTGGCCTATCTCACCGCTATCTGTGTGTTGAAGCGGGTGATGTCCACCCGGGATATGGATCTGCTGATCCGGGAGGAGCTGCAGGGGGACCGGCCCATCTCCGACGGGTACGCCGCCTTCTGCGGGAGCCTCAACAAGGCGCTGAACGCCGTGGCCGATGAGATGGAGGACCGCACCGGGGAGGAGGAGCTGGCGGATGCGGCCATCCACTTTGCTCTGATGAGCTACGCCGCCGGCGTGGCCAGCAGCCGGTATGTGACGCTGCTGCGCCAGCGGCAGGAGGCCCGGGAGGAGGCAGCAAGCGCCGCCCACGCCAAAAGCAAAGAACGGGCCAAAAAGGAAAAGGAGAAGGACTGA
- a CDS encoding ParB/RepB/Spo0J family partition protein, with protein sequence MDRPERKVLWLPAAEIRPNPMQPRRTFEETGLRELAESIRRHGILQPLTVRRTAAGWELVAGERRLRAAVLAGLETVPCLEAEVDGRASALLALVENLQRKDLHYLEEAEAIAAFLHQTGMTQEAVAAQLGMSPSALANKLRLLRLSPACRALLVEHGLTERHARCLLRLEDEGERLTALRQAAAKHWNVAQTEQYVERRLAALQTAPPAGRRTYIIKDVRLFLNSVDRGLRLIRDAGVDARTEREETEDEIVLTLRIPKQRRKEA encoded by the coding sequence ATGGACAGGCCGGAACGGAAGGTGCTGTGGCTCCCGGCGGCGGAAATCCGCCCCAATCCCATGCAGCCCCGGCGGACCTTTGAGGAGACGGGGCTCCGGGAGTTGGCGGAATCCATCCGCCGCCACGGTATCCTCCAGCCCCTGACGGTGCGGCGGACCGCGGCGGGCTGGGAGCTGGTGGCGGGGGAGCGGCGGCTGCGGGCAGCCGTGCTGGCGGGTCTGGAGACCGTCCCCTGCCTGGAGGCGGAGGTGGACGGGCGGGCCTCCGCCCTGCTGGCCCTTGTGGAGAATTTGCAGCGCAAGGATCTGCATTACCTGGAGGAGGCGGAGGCCATCGCCGCCTTTCTCCACCAGACGGGCATGACCCAGGAGGCGGTGGCGGCCCAGCTGGGCATGTCCCCCTCGGCTCTGGCCAACAAGCTGCGGCTGCTGCGGCTGTCCCCGGCCTGCCGGGCGCTGCTGGTGGAACACGGATTGACGGAGCGTCACGCCCGCTGCCTGCTGCGGCTGGAGGACGAGGGCGAGCGGCTGACCGCCCTGCGCCAGGCGGCGGCGAAGCACTGGAATGTGGCCCAGACGGAGCAGTATGTAGAGCGGCGGCTGGCAGCCCTCCAGACCGCGCCGCCCGCAGGACGGCGGACGTACATCATCAAGGACGTGCGATTGTTTTTGAACAGTGTGGACCGGGGGCTGCGGCTGATTCGGGACGCAGGTGTGGACGCCCGGACGGAGCGGGAGGAGACAGAGGACGAAATCGTTCTGACGCTCCGCATTCCGAAACAGCGTCGGAAAGAGGCCTGA
- a CDS encoding winged helix-turn-helix transcriptional regulator has protein sequence MEPCITAGTGIEETGFGYTMSLVSGKYKMIILYWLAEYSVLRYNELKRRLGTISHKTLSLSLKELEAAGLVQREEYPQIPPKVEYSLSERGRSLIPILDAMCIWGEENRPGGKGA, from the coding sequence ATGGAGCCATGCATCACGGCGGGCACCGGGATTGAAGAGACGGGCTTCGGCTACACCATGTCCCTGGTGAGCGGTAAGTACAAGATGATTATTCTCTACTGGCTGGCGGAGTACAGCGTTCTGCGGTACAATGAGCTGAAGCGGCGCCTGGGGACCATCTCCCACAAGACGCTGAGTCTCTCCCTGAAGGAGCTGGAGGCGGCCGGCCTGGTGCAGCGGGAGGAGTATCCCCAGATTCCGCCCAAGGTGGAGTACAGCCTTTCGGAGCGGGGGCGGTCCCTCATCCCCATTTTGGACGCTATGTGCATCTGGGGCGAGGAGAACCGTCCCGGCGGGAAGGGAGCGTGA
- the prmA gene encoding 50S ribosomal protein L11 methyltransferase — protein MKWLEVHIDTNHTGLEPVETMLSALGIDGVVIDDETEFEDFLENNGQYWDYVDEDLRQEMQGRSRITFYLEAGDEGFAKLGEVRIALEELKKTRDDCGTLLMTLDDLEDADWENNWKQYYKPMEIGDRLLVVPEWLREDPKVRAGLAAGRVALVLDPGLTFGTGSHATTRLCLTALEKTIRGGERVLDLGCGSGILSIAALKLGAASAAAVDIDDKCRDVAYENAALNGIGQDTYTVRIGDVLGDAVLRADLGGGWQMVVANIVADVIIGLSPLVRPMLAPGGLFLCSGIIDDRAQEVADRLRENGWEILETRSAEGWFSYLCR, from the coding sequence GTGAAATGGCTGGAGGTACATATCGACACAAACCACACCGGACTGGAGCCGGTGGAGACGATGCTCTCCGCCCTGGGCATCGACGGTGTGGTGATCGATGACGAGACGGAGTTCGAGGACTTCCTGGAGAACAACGGGCAGTACTGGGACTATGTGGACGAGGATTTGCGGCAGGAGATGCAGGGCCGGTCCCGGATCACCTTCTATCTGGAGGCGGGGGACGAGGGCTTCGCCAAGCTGGGGGAGGTCCGCATCGCCCTGGAGGAGCTGAAAAAGACCCGGGACGACTGCGGCACCCTGCTGATGACCCTGGATGACCTGGAGGACGCCGACTGGGAGAACAACTGGAAGCAGTATTACAAGCCCATGGAGATTGGAGACCGGCTGCTGGTGGTGCCGGAGTGGCTGCGGGAGGACCCCAAGGTCCGGGCGGGCCTTGCCGCCGGGCGGGTGGCCCTGGTGTTGGATCCGGGCCTCACCTTCGGCACCGGCAGTCATGCCACCACCCGCCTGTGCCTGACGGCGCTGGAGAAGACCATCCGCGGCGGCGAGCGGGTACTGGACCTGGGCTGCGGCAGCGGTATCCTCTCCATCGCGGCGCTGAAGCTGGGGGCGGCCTCCGCCGCGGCGGTGGATATCGACGACAAGTGCCGGGACGTAGCCTATGAGAACGCCGCCCTCAACGGCATCGGGCAGGACACCTACACCGTCCGGATCGGAGATGTACTGGGGGACGCGGTTCTGCGGGCGGATCTGGGCGGCGGCTGGCAGATGGTGGTGGCTAATATCGTGGCGGACGTCATCATCGGCCTTTCTCCGCTGGTGCGGCCCATGCTGGCTCCGGGCGGACTGTTCCTCTGCTCCGGCATCATCGACGACCGGGCGCAGGAGGTGGCGGACCGCCTGCGGGAAAACGGCTGGGAGATCCTGGAGACACGGAGCGCTGAGGGCTGGTTTTCCTATCTCTGCCGCTGA
- a CDS encoding VanW family protein, translating to MEPNTNEATAPKRLKTGGKKPIIIIGVIVAVLLAAYVGLCAYANSLDIFYPNTTINGVDVAGLTAEQAAERLRQEIPEETVEFYLPLADETGDGESAPEGDMLYGADPDAVCTYRELGITEELDYEVSAQSAFDAVQGRSSFFVKGWEYLACLVGADGQLGVVLEPEEDIFQVKMEQLSEQFSREAQDASYEVTEDAVEITKALNGLSVSAADLARTAQERWTGSGNGAAASVFVNNARILPAKTLTAQEIYDDCSGVVKNASYDKETGAIVPEEAGADFDVDEAQRLLDAAAPGETVTVPAQVELPAVTAEELEQVLFRDVLGEARTHVGGTSARRSNVKLSAASINEYVMNSGDVFSYNDVVGQRTAARGYQAAPAYVQGETVDEIGGGICQTSSTLYLACLRSNLEITERYAHRYVPAYITAGMDATVSWGGPDYKFTNNSLYPIKIVTIYENNYLTVRILGTNVDGTSVKMTNEHLSTTPYETVYEDDPTLAPGTEKVKTTPYTGYKYRTYRNVYDANGKLISSTYEATSDYKSRNKVILRGPAVEPADGGAQIPTDTTEPTTPVEPTEPQDPDVPAEPTEPTTPDNGWTIQTPEQDGQQTAEGQTGTGTTGESELSTDVLPQDEPFV from the coding sequence ATGGAACCGAATACGAACGAAGCCACCGCGCCGAAGCGGCTGAAAACCGGCGGCAAAAAGCCGATAATTATCATAGGAGTTATTGTGGCGGTATTGCTTGCCGCCTATGTGGGCCTGTGCGCCTATGCCAATTCCCTGGATATATTTTACCCTAACACCACCATCAATGGTGTGGACGTGGCAGGCCTCACAGCGGAGCAGGCCGCGGAGCGGCTGCGGCAGGAGATTCCGGAGGAAACCGTAGAGTTTTATTTACCGCTGGCCGATGAGACCGGGGATGGGGAATCCGCGCCGGAGGGAGATATGCTGTACGGCGCAGACCCCGACGCCGTATGCACCTATCGGGAGCTGGGCATCACAGAGGAACTGGACTATGAGGTCAGTGCCCAATCCGCATTTGATGCCGTGCAGGGCCGGAGCAGCTTTTTTGTCAAGGGCTGGGAGTATCTTGCCTGCCTGGTCGGAGCAGATGGACAACTGGGCGTCGTGCTGGAGCCGGAGGAGGATATCTTCCAGGTAAAAATGGAACAGCTCAGTGAGCAGTTCTCCCGGGAGGCCCAGGACGCCTCCTACGAGGTGACGGAGGATGCCGTCGAAATCACAAAAGCCCTGAACGGACTGTCCGTGTCCGCCGCAGATCTTGCGCGGACTGCACAGGAAAGATGGACTGGCAGCGGCAATGGCGCGGCGGCCAGCGTGTTTGTGAACAACGCTCGGATCCTTCCCGCCAAGACCCTCACCGCCCAGGAGATCTACGACGATTGCTCCGGCGTGGTGAAGAACGCCTCCTATGACAAGGAGACGGGCGCCATCGTACCGGAGGAGGCCGGAGCGGACTTCGATGTGGACGAGGCCCAGCGGCTGCTGGACGCAGCCGCGCCCGGCGAGACCGTCACCGTCCCCGCCCAGGTGGAGCTGCCCGCCGTCACGGCGGAGGAGCTGGAGCAGGTGCTGTTCCGGGACGTGCTGGGCGAGGCCCGCACCCATGTGGGCGGCACCTCCGCCCGCCGGTCCAATGTGAAGCTGTCCGCCGCATCCATCAACGAGTATGTGATGAACAGCGGCGACGTGTTCTCCTACAATGACGTGGTGGGCCAGCGGACCGCCGCCCGGGGCTATCAGGCGGCTCCCGCCTATGTCCAGGGGGAGACGGTGGACGAGATCGGCGGCGGCATCTGCCAGACTTCCTCCACGCTGTACCTGGCCTGCCTGCGGTCCAACCTGGAGATCACGGAGCGGTACGCCCACCGCTACGTCCCCGCCTATATCACCGCGGGCATGGACGCCACGGTGTCCTGGGGCGGGCCGGACTACAAGTTCACCAACAACTCCCTGTACCCCATCAAGATCGTCACCATCTATGAAAACAATTACCTGACGGTCCGGATCCTGGGCACCAATGTGGACGGCACCAGCGTGAAGATGACCAACGAGCACCTCTCCACCACGCCCTATGAGACGGTGTATGAGGACGACCCCACCCTGGCGCCGGGCACGGAGAAGGTCAAGACCACGCCCTACACCGGGTACAAGTACCGGACATACCGCAATGTCTACGACGCCAACGGCAAGCTGATCTCCTCCACTTACGAGGCCACCAGCGACTACAAGTCCCGCAATAAGGTGATCCTCCGGGGCCCGGCGGTAGAGCCCGCCGACGGCGGCGCCCAGATCCCAACGGACACCACCGAGCCCACCACGCCGGTGGAGCCCACGGAGCCCCAGGACCCTGATGTCCCCGCAGAGCCTACAGAACCCACGACGCCGGATAATGGCTGGACCATCCAGACGCCGGAGCAGGACGGCCAGCAGACAGCGGAAGGGCAGACCGGCACCGGGACCACTGGGGAGTCCGAACTTTCCACGGACGTCCTGCCCCAGGACGAACCCTTTGTATGA
- a CDS encoding DegV family protein, giving the protein MDDFVILTDSCCDMTARMAADLELEVLPLSLNMEDRVYHNYLDGREIGFQDFYARLRAGALATTSAISVGVFDEAMRKILDSGRDVLYLAFSSALSTTYQSAVIAADDLREAYPGRKIFVVDTLSASLGQGLLVYLCVQEKRKGKTIDQVHVFAEETKAKVCHWFTVDDLNHLKRGGRVSAAAALLGTMLSIKPVLHVDDTGHLVPVSKTRGRKASLLALVDRMAESAIDPAGQTIFISHGDCEADAEFVADEVRRRFGVQDIYINYVGPVIGNHSGPGTLALFFLGSRR; this is encoded by the coding sequence ATGGATGATTTTGTGATCCTGACAGACAGCTGCTGCGACATGACCGCCCGGATGGCGGCGGATCTGGAGCTGGAGGTGCTGCCCCTGAGCCTGAATATGGAGGACCGGGTGTACCACAACTACCTGGACGGCCGGGAGATCGGCTTCCAGGACTTCTATGCCCGGCTCCGCGCCGGCGCCCTGGCGACCACCTCCGCCATCAGCGTGGGCGTGTTTGATGAGGCTATGCGGAAGATTCTGGATAGCGGCAGGGACGTGCTGTACCTGGCCTTTTCCTCCGCGCTCTCCACCACCTACCAGTCGGCGGTGATCGCCGCCGATGACCTGCGGGAGGCATACCCCGGACGGAAGATCTTTGTGGTGGACACGCTCAGCGCCTCTTTGGGCCAGGGGCTGCTGGTATACCTCTGCGTCCAGGAAAAGCGGAAGGGGAAGACCATCGACCAGGTCCACGTCTTTGCGGAGGAGACCAAGGCGAAGGTGTGCCACTGGTTCACCGTGGATGACCTGAACCATCTGAAGCGTGGCGGCCGGGTCAGCGCTGCGGCGGCCCTGCTCGGCACCATGCTGTCCATCAAGCCGGTGCTGCATGTGGATGACACGGGCCATCTGGTGCCCGTCAGCAAGACCCGGGGGCGGAAGGCGTCCCTGCTGGCCCTGGTGGACCGCATGGCGGAGAGCGCCATCGACCCGGCGGGGCAGACCATCTTCATCAGCCACGGGGACTGCGAGGCAGACGCTGAGTTTGTGGCGGACGAGGTGCGGCGCCGCTTCGGCGTACAGGACATCTATATCAACTACGTGGGGCCGGTCATCGGCAACCACTCTGGCCCTGGCACGCTGGCCCTGTTCTTCCTGGGCAGCCGCCGGTGA
- a CDS encoding bile acid:sodium symporter family protein produces the protein MKTLGRLDGFLGGHMAPVVLCCVALGIAFPEVLSHLNGVTVGLFAFMTFSNSLGGGFRELAQVVRHPLPVAVIFGLLHVVMPLITLGLGTLCFPDAPLFTIGLVLEYAVPTGVASLMWVGMSRGNTALCLSVVLLDTLLSPVVIPLTMKLLVGSVVELDTWGMMRDLLLMVALPALVAMVLYQLTKGAVAVTLKPKLSLPAKAALLLIITANATGCAPFLRNLTPTLVRVMIVVFFLCLLGFFLGYWAGRLLKLDFPTVQTVALNAGMRNISAGAVLAEAYFPGDVLFPVAFSPVFLQATTALIVKALRATRPGRADQAAYEARLAEEPSR, from the coding sequence TTGAAAACGCTCGGCCGCCTGGATGGCTTCCTGGGCGGACACATGGCGCCGGTGGTGCTCTGCTGTGTGGCGCTGGGTATTGCCTTTCCGGAGGTGCTCTCCCACCTGAACGGGGTGACGGTAGGGCTGTTCGCCTTCATGACTTTTTCCAACAGCCTGGGCGGCGGCTTCCGGGAGCTGGCGCAGGTGGTCCGCCACCCTCTGCCGGTGGCGGTGATTTTCGGCCTGCTCCACGTGGTGATGCCCCTCATTACCCTGGGCCTGGGGACGCTGTGCTTTCCGGACGCGCCGCTGTTTACCATCGGGCTGGTGCTGGAGTATGCAGTGCCCACCGGTGTGGCGTCCCTCATGTGGGTGGGCATGAGTCGGGGCAATACCGCCCTGTGCCTCTCGGTGGTGCTGCTGGATACACTCCTCTCCCCGGTGGTGATCCCCCTGACCATGAAGCTGCTGGTGGGCTCGGTGGTGGAGCTGGACACCTGGGGCATGATGCGGGACCTGCTGCTGATGGTGGCGCTTCCGGCTCTGGTAGCCATGGTGCTGTACCAGCTGACAAAGGGTGCCGTGGCGGTCACGCTGAAGCCGAAGCTGTCCCTGCCCGCCAAGGCGGCCCTGCTGCTCATCATCACGGCCAATGCCACCGGCTGCGCGCCCTTCCTCCGGAACCTGACACCGACCCTGGTGCGGGTGATGATCGTGGTGTTCTTCCTGTGCCTGTTGGGCTTTTTCCTGGGGTATTGGGCGGGGCGGCTGTTGAAGCTGGACTTCCCCACAGTGCAGACTGTCGCCCTCAACGCCGGGATGCGGAACATCAGCGCTGGGGCGGTGCTGGCCGAGGCCTATTTCCCCGGAGACGTGCTGTTTCCGGTGGCCTTTTCTCCGGTGTTCCTCCAGGCCACCACGGCCCTGATCGTGAAGGCCCTGCGGGCCACCAGGCCCGGCCGGGCGGATCAGGCGGCCTACGAAGCGCGCCTGGCGGAGGAACCGTCCCGGTAA